One bacterium genomic window, GTGTTGCAGCCTATTGGGCAGCTATAGCCTGCATGCTCGGATTTCTTTTTAATGCCGTGTTCATAATGAGGCAGCTAAGACACGCTACCGCAGGCGAAGATATCTACATGCTCTCCGACTACATTGAGAAGCGACTCGGTGACGATAAACATATACTACGATTTGTTGGCGGGGTGATAATAGTAGTCTTCATGCTCTCCTATGTTACTGCGCAGTTCACCGGTTCGGGAAAGTTCGTTGCTGGAATGCACCTTTTCGATTATCAAACAGGAGTGCTTATAGGAGCGATAATTATCGGTATGTATGTTATTATGGGGGGATATGCTGCCGTGTGTTTTACCGACCTTATTCAAGGTCTATTGATGGTTGTTGTGATGCTTTTGTTCCCCATTTACGCAGTAATAATCAGCGGGGGTTTTGGGAATATTATTGCTAAACTTTCGGCAGAGGGACTCGCGAACTTTATTCCATCTACTGGTGCTTTGGCATTCATAATCGGAACTCTTGGGATTGCGCTTGGCTATCCCGGGATGCCGCATATAGTGATCCGATACATAACAGTTCAGGACGAGAGGGAAGCATCTCGTTCTGCGTTAATATTTTCAATTTGGGGGGCGATAGTGTTTTTTGGTTCTGTGACTCTTGGTATAGCAACGCGGGTTTTACTGCCAGGTCTTGCGGACCCTGAGCACGCTTTGCCACATTTTACGAGTTCGTATGCGCACCCTATTATAGCTGGTGTGGTTCTTTCGGCGGTTACAGCCGCTATAATGTCGACTGCTGATTCACAGCTTATTTACATCGCCAGTACGCTGGTTAATGATTTCTGGGTAAAAATAACTGGAAAATCGATAGAGCAGAAAAAGGCGGTAAAAACCACTCGTGAGCTTATCATACTTTTTACGGGTATTGCAATGATATTCGCGCTTCTTAATGTGCGGACTATATACACATTTGTTCTTTATGCGTGGAGCGCTCTTGGAGCTGCATTTGGGCCTATAGTTATACTTGGGTTATATTGGAGAAAGTTCAACAAGTGGGGTGCGCTGGCGAGCCTCATTATAGGCCCTGTGGTAACAGTTATATGGTATAACACTCAATTTCTAAAATCAATAATTTACGAACTTATACCTGCATTCTTTTTGTCACTTCTTGGAGCAATAGTTGTATCCAAGATAAAAAATTGACTTGACAAAAATTTTGTCAGATTTATTAATTGAATAATAACTTATTAAAGGAGGAATCATGGTAAAAAGTAAACATTTTTTGTCTTTTATTGTTTCATTAGGTTTTTTATTTATCATAGGATGTACTATGAATCCTGAAGTTAGTCCACCCCCGCAACCGGAAAGCGATAAGGAGAAGGAAAAAAGAAATTACTGTGATGTTAAAATCAATATCACTATAAAACTTCCATTATCGCTTTACTTTGGTCGTTACGGCAGTCTCCATATTGATGGACCTGATGGTTACTTTAACGATTTGAGAATTGAAATGTTAATGGGTGATCAAACCATAACTTTAAGAAGTGTTCCTGAAGGTAGATACACATTTACTTTAACTTATGCTGACATAATTATATCTAAGTGCGCAGTTGTCTGCTGTTATTGTGATATGGACTGGAAACATCGCTGTATGGAAAATCTTAAAGCTGTTCTTAAAAACAGAATGAATTCATATTATAATACTACTTATTACGATGATTGCTATGGTTATAATTATAACTGGAATTATTCTTCTCCTGCATGTGGATATCCTGAACCATGTTCTGTTATTGTGAGTTTCATAATCCCAGATGATTTATATAAATACGACCTTTAATTAGTTAATCCAAATTTTTTACCATTCTATTGGCATCCCGCGATGTCTTAGCGGGATGTTTTACAATTGTTGGTGGTAAATATGCTGTCAATGTTAATGGATATTATTGAACTGTCCGAAAAAATGCCCAAGACACCTATGTAGACAGTATCTCCTGCGACCGTTATCGTTACGGAATCGCGTGGCACAGGCTCTATCAATCCGCCTATGCGCCGACTTAAGTAAATCCTTGATGTGTCAATGGTTTCTCCTGAAGTATCTGTAACAGCGAAAATAACATTAACTGGCGCGCAGGATGTAAAAATTGTATCCATGGTACCCTCCGGACACACGCGCCATGCCACTGCAGGATAGCAACAGGGATGCCTGAAAAATACGGTCATGGAATCCTCTAAAATACTCTCGCTCATAGTGTTGCCGTTGCTATCGCTCAGTGTTACCATTCTTATGATTCGCCTTACTGTGCCATCAAGCAGGGAGTTGGGCAACCTTGTGTGGAAAACGAGTATTGTGTCGTTTATAACATCCATTGAATCAGGATAACAAAGAATGCCTATAGGGTCGAGAATACACACGCTGCTCCAGTCTATTCCGGCGCTGTCGTGCACCACAAATACCACAGAATCGGGCGAACATGTATCAGAGTAGGCGTAGCCCCATGGCCTTGTTGTGTCACCAGTAATGGAGAATGGTCCGCATGTGTCGCATCGAATGTGTCCAAAGCTGTCTATGGCACAAAGTCTTATAGTAACGCTGTCTGCTATTACATTTGGGTAACGCCAACTGGTCGAACCAGTATTTTCGTAGGTTCCTATCGAATGCCAACTTCCGCCACCGTCTGTTGAGTAGCTTATTGTTATGGGAAAAGGTGGCCCAAGTGTTAAAGGTGGAATAAACGAGTCAACAACGGTCCAGCTTATCGTGGTTAATTCGCCCGCATTGCCGTTAGGCGGACAATTCACAGAAACCGATGGTTTTCTTGTGTCAACAGGACCAAGTTCAGATATGTCTGATGCGAATATCGCGCCGTAAGGGCATTCGACTGAAGGGATGAATTCTATTCTGAATGAGTCCGATAGAACTGCTGAGTTGTAAGAGTATTGATAGCCGCCGGTCCCGGATGCATTTTCGAGCCCTACTGTTGCGCTTCCGCCGTAGTCATACCCGGAAAGCGGGCATCCGTTAAGGTCAAGATATTGGAAAATTATGGTGCCGTCCTCGTATATTATCAGTTCAAATGTCCAGAAGGTGGCTGATGAAAATGTTAGGTAATGCCCCACATTTCGCCAGATGACGGCTACCCAGCGATTAGGCGTTGTTCCCCCGAAAACGACATAAAGGCAACTTGTCGGCCTAATGTAGATATCGTCCCAAAGTGCAG contains:
- a CDS encoding sodium/proline symporter, whose protein sequence is MGSQIAIVVTFVTYLVVLLLIGLWADRKYARTYGGFIAANKGLGAWVTAISSAASGESAWVMLGLAGLGYSKGVAAYWAAIACMLGFLFNAVFIMRQLRHATAGEDIYMLSDYIEKRLGDDKHILRFVGGVIIVVFMLSYVTAQFTGSGKFVAGMHLFDYQTGVLIGAIIIGMYVIMGGYAAVCFTDLIQGLLMVVVMLLFPIYAVIISGGFGNIIAKLSAEGLANFIPSTGALAFIIGTLGIALGYPGMPHIVIRYITVQDEREASRSALIFSIWGAIVFFGSVTLGIATRVLLPGLADPEHALPHFTSSYAHPIIAGVVLSAVTAAIMSTADSQLIYIASTLVNDFWVKITGKSIEQKKAVKTTRELIILFTGIAMIFALLNVRTIYTFVLYAWSALGAAFGPIVILGLYWRKFNKWGALASLIIGPVVTVIWYNTQFLKSIIYELIPAFFLSLLGAIVVSKIKN